A region from the Bradyrhizobium erythrophlei genome encodes:
- a CDS encoding DUF1656 domain-containing protein, giving the protein MKFTEVNLLGVYVAPLSLMMVVAWLLLIALRRGADHFGLLRYVWHPALFVFAVYVILLSSIVLVVAAVR; this is encoded by the coding sequence ATGAAGTTCACCGAGGTGAATCTGCTCGGCGTCTACGTGGCCCCGCTCTCGTTGATGATGGTGGTGGCGTGGCTTCTGCTGATCGCGTTGCGCCGCGGCGCCGACCATTTCGGCCTGCTCCGCTACGTCTGGCATCCGGCGCTGTTCGTGTTCGCGGTCTATGTGATCCTGCTCTCGTCCATCGTGCTGGTCGTAGCGGCGGTGAGGTGA
- a CDS encoding FUSC family protein, giving the protein MSQTNVRLPGLSWSELPRVMRLTSALRAVTPPLLFGLRLWAAVCLALYIAFWLELDNAYWAGTTAAVVCQPNLGASLRKGWFRAIGTIVGAVAIVVLTAFLLQNRFGFLLGLSLWCAACCFVASVLRNFAAYGAALAGFTAAIIASDELGAVGGASGDVFILAVTRATEICIGIVCAGVVLAGTDFGGTRRRLAVQLAELSAETTRRLAATFRLAGPEQSESREVRRNLIRRAIALDSVIDQTLGEASDLRAKSSRLYAAVGGLFAALSGWRIAADHLEWLRVDEGRQDAETVLGNIPHQLRQAEAAEWTADPSRMRRLSAAAVRTLAALPARAPSLRLLADQTAEALLGLRRSLDGLLVLADRAPATAPRAVQFHVADWLPSLVNAARAFVTIVAVELVWIVTEWPNGTQAITFAAIATLLFSTKAEQAYATTMSFMIGICAATGLAAIVGFAVLPGVTSFAGLSLAIGIYLVPVGALMTLSWHTAIFIAMAVSFVPLLAPMNQMSYDPLQFYNAALAIIAGVGAAALGFRLLPPPSPGLRTRRLLGLTLRDLRRLTTGASIPTSNDWESRIYCRLSALPEEADSLQRAQLVAAGSVGAEIIRLRRIARRFGRDVELDAALAAVASGDSAAAVECLARLDRRLAAVPGTSPGARSRLRMRGQILAMSETLEGHAAYFDSGAAA; this is encoded by the coding sequence ATGAGCCAGACTAACGTTCGGCTGCCGGGACTGTCTTGGTCCGAATTGCCCAGGGTTATGCGACTGACAAGCGCGCTGCGCGCCGTCACTCCGCCGCTGCTGTTCGGCTTGCGGCTCTGGGCCGCAGTCTGCCTCGCGCTTTATATCGCGTTCTGGCTCGAGTTGGACAACGCCTACTGGGCCGGCACCACGGCGGCCGTCGTCTGTCAGCCCAACCTCGGCGCTTCCTTGCGCAAGGGCTGGTTCCGCGCGATCGGCACGATCGTCGGCGCCGTGGCGATCGTAGTGCTGACGGCGTTCCTGTTGCAGAATCGTTTCGGCTTTCTGCTCGGCCTTTCGCTCTGGTGCGCGGCATGCTGTTTCGTGGCCTCGGTGCTGCGCAACTTCGCGGCCTATGGCGCGGCGCTGGCCGGCTTCACCGCGGCGATCATCGCCAGCGACGAACTGGGTGCGGTCGGCGGCGCGTCCGGCGATGTCTTCATTCTTGCGGTGACGCGTGCCACCGAGATCTGTATCGGCATCGTCTGCGCCGGCGTCGTGCTCGCCGGCACCGATTTCGGCGGCACGCGGCGCCGACTGGCCGTGCAGCTCGCGGAACTTTCCGCTGAAACGACCCGGCGGCTTGCCGCCACGTTCCGGCTGGCCGGGCCCGAGCAGTCGGAAAGCCGCGAGGTCAGGCGCAATCTGATCCGGCGGGCCATCGCGCTGGATTCCGTCATCGACCAGACGCTCGGAGAGGCGTCCGACCTGCGTGCGAAGTCGTCGAGATTGTATGCGGCGGTCGGCGGTCTGTTCGCGGCCTTGTCCGGCTGGCGGATAGCGGCCGATCACCTCGAATGGCTGCGGGTCGACGAAGGCCGGCAGGACGCGGAAACGGTCCTCGGAAATATCCCGCACCAGCTGCGCCAGGCCGAGGCGGCGGAGTGGACCGCCGATCCGTCGCGGATGCGTCGGCTTTCGGCTGCGGCGGTGCGGACACTCGCCGCACTGCCGGCCCGCGCGCCGTCGCTTCGCCTGCTTGCCGACCAGACCGCCGAGGCGCTGCTCGGCCTGCGGCGGTCGCTCGACGGGCTGCTTGTGCTGGCCGATCGTGCCCCGGCCACTGCGCCTCGCGCCGTCCAATTCCATGTTGCCGATTGGCTTCCCTCTCTGGTGAATGCGGCGCGCGCCTTCGTGACGATCGTTGCCGTCGAGCTCGTCTGGATCGTGACCGAATGGCCGAACGGCACGCAGGCCATCACCTTTGCGGCGATCGCGACATTGCTGTTCTCGACCAAGGCCGAGCAGGCCTATGCCACCACGATGAGCTTCATGATCGGCATATGCGCCGCCACGGGGCTCGCGGCCATCGTCGGTTTCGCGGTGCTGCCGGGTGTTACGAGTTTTGCCGGTTTGAGCCTTGCCATCGGCATCTACCTGGTGCCGGTCGGCGCCTTGATGACCCTATCCTGGCACACGGCGATCTTCATCGCCATGGCGGTGAGCTTCGTCCCGCTGCTCGCGCCGATGAACCAGATGAGCTACGATCCACTGCAATTCTACAACGCGGCGCTGGCGATCATCGCCGGCGTGGGCGCGGCCGCGCTCGGATTCCGCCTGCTGCCGCCGCCATCGCCGGGCCTGCGGACCCGGCGGCTTCTGGGCCTGACGCTGCGCGACCTGCGCCGGCTGACGACGGGGGCGAGCATCCCGACGTCGAACGATTGGGAAAGCCGCATCTACTGCCGTCTGTCCGCGCTGCCGGAGGAAGCCGATTCATTGCAGCGCGCGCAGCTCGTGGCCGCAGGCTCGGTGGGAGCGGAGATCATTCGCCTGCGCCGGATCGCGCGCCGCTTCGGCCGGGATGTCGAGCTCGATGCGGCACTCGCCGCGGTCGCGAGCGGCGACAGCGCGGCGGCGGTCGAATGCCTTGCCCGGCTTGACCGCCGGCTGGCGGCCGTGCCCGGGACCAGCCCGGGTGCCCGGTCGAGGCTGCGGATGCGCGGTCAGATCCTGGCGATGTCGGAGACGCTCGAGGGGCACGCCGCCTATTTCGATTCGGGAGCGGCCGCATGA